One genomic segment of Salinigranum rubrum includes these proteins:
- the dpsA gene encoding DNA starvation/stationary phase protection protein DpsA, protein MSTQRTVKQDADTVEGSEALRIDADRAEQLVDALNTDLAATYVLYHQLKKHHWVVEGAEFRDLHLFLGEAAEEAEEFADELAERAQALGGVPLSGGATYEEHAPVSHEGQDVYDIRTSLENDMEMYGDIIETLREHVELAENLGDPATAHLLRENLIEVEDAAHHIEHYLEDDTLVLEEATH, encoded by the coding sequence ATGAGCACTCAGCGAACTGTCAAGCAGGATGCAGATACCGTCGAAGGGAGCGAAGCGCTCCGCATCGACGCCGACCGCGCGGAACAACTCGTCGATGCACTCAACACCGACCTCGCGGCGACGTACGTCCTCTACCACCAGCTGAAGAAGCACCACTGGGTCGTCGAAGGCGCGGAGTTCCGCGACCTCCACCTCTTCTTAGGCGAGGCCGCCGAGGAGGCCGAGGAGTTCGCCGACGAACTCGCAGAGCGGGCACAGGCGCTCGGCGGCGTCCCGCTCTCCGGCGGGGCGACCTACGAGGAACACGCTCCCGTCTCCCACGAGGGCCAGGACGTCTACGACATCCGAACGTCCCTGGAGAACGACATGGAGATGTACGGTGACATCATCGAGACGCTCCGCGAGCACGTCGAACTCGCGGAGAACCTCGGCGACCCGGCGACGGCTCACCTGCTCCGCGAGAACCTCATCGAAGTCGAAGACGCCGCCCACCACATCGAACACTACCTCGAAGACGACACGCTCGTGCTCGAGGAAGCGACCCACTGA
- a CDS encoding HEAT repeat domain-containing protein encodes MSDGDDADETPSADESPEADESSGVDEGPDESPESDETDEESTADEAEEVDEESTADEADETDEESTAAETDEANEESAADETEETDEEHTAESLDERLTAVEEELDAAETESDLDEVEATLDDIESDLEDADLPEPDEDDEDAEDPRADLESRIEELRGELEEARGPYGEDVVSEIEAAKTKIEETRWTDQGEDEVAEAVRSFTDTVSETLDGDFTPESDDSEDLVAALDSVADAVTEADFDADEDAEEIAALLEATDALSTGLEEAEEWDDLLVNEQLEALGFYDCLGHYKDFPPEWSAVKEWEKRGNVEMVLLALDKLGDSGFMEENCLEAITRMGDPGAFEEMHARAQKRGKPAIKALGKMGADAEEAVETLVEYVDADSDPALQKVTFKALAEIGSEEATQALADKLVMDNDNVRPHAARALGLIGDTRAVDPLTDALTDDENDKVRAAAAWALRQIGTERALEAAADATDDSAFVVQHEAERAAETLSTSGSDAEAPTA; translated from the coding sequence ATGAGTGACGGGGACGACGCCGACGAGACACCCAGCGCGGACGAGTCACCCGAGGCCGACGAGTCATCCGGGGTAGACGAGGGGCCCGACGAATCACCCGAATCCGACGAGACCGACGAGGAATCCACCGCGGACGAGGCCGAAGAGGTCGACGAGGAATCCACCGCGGACGAGGCCGACGAGACCGACGAAGAGTCCACCGCGGCCGAGACCGACGAGGCCAACGAGGAATCCGCCGCGGACGAAACCGAAGAGACCGACGAGGAACACACCGCAGAGAGCCTCGACGAACGCCTCACCGCCGTCGAGGAGGAACTGGACGCCGCCGAGACGGAGTCGGACCTCGACGAGGTCGAAGCCACCCTCGACGACATCGAGAGCGACCTCGAAGACGCGGACCTGCCGGAACCCGACGAGGACGACGAGGACGCCGAGGATCCGCGTGCCGACCTCGAATCGAGGATCGAAGAACTCCGCGGCGAACTGGAGGAGGCCCGCGGGCCCTACGGCGAGGACGTGGTGTCCGAGATCGAGGCGGCGAAGACGAAGATCGAAGAAACCCGCTGGACCGACCAGGGCGAGGACGAAGTCGCCGAGGCGGTCAGGAGCTTCACCGACACCGTCTCGGAGACGCTCGACGGCGACTTCACGCCCGAGAGCGATGACTCCGAGGACCTCGTGGCCGCGCTCGATTCGGTCGCCGACGCCGTCACCGAGGCCGACTTCGACGCCGACGAGGACGCCGAAGAGATCGCCGCCCTCCTGGAGGCGACCGACGCGCTCTCGACGGGGCTCGAAGAGGCCGAAGAGTGGGACGACCTTCTCGTGAACGAGCAGTTAGAGGCGCTCGGCTTCTACGACTGCCTCGGCCACTACAAGGACTTCCCGCCCGAGTGGTCCGCGGTGAAGGAGTGGGAGAAGCGCGGCAACGTCGAGATGGTGCTTCTCGCGCTCGACAAACTCGGCGACTCGGGCTTCATGGAGGAAAACTGCCTCGAAGCCATCACTCGCATGGGCGACCCCGGCGCGTTCGAGGAGATGCACGCCCGCGCCCAGAAGCGCGGCAAGCCCGCCATCAAGGCGCTCGGGAAGATGGGTGCCGACGCCGAAGAGGCCGTCGAGACCCTCGTCGAGTACGTCGACGCCGACTCGGACCCCGCCCTGCAGAAGGTGACGTTCAAGGCTCTCGCCGAAATCGGCTCCGAGGAGGCCACCCAGGCGCTCGCCGACAAACTCGTCATGGACAACGACAACGTCCGCCCGCACGCGGCCCGGGCGCTCGGCCTCATCGGCGACACCCGCGCGGTGGACCCCCTGACCGACGCGCTGACCGACGACGAGAACGACAAGGTCCGCGCCGCCGCCGCGTGGGCGCTCCGACAGATCGGCACCGAACGCGCGCTGGAGGCCGCCGCCGACGCCACCGACGACTCCGCGTTCGTCGTCCAACACGAGGCAGAACGCGCCGCCGAAACCCTCTCCACGTCGGGATCGGACGCCGAAGCCCCCACGGCGTAA